A section of the Citrus sinensis cultivar Valencia sweet orange chromosome 8, DVS_A1.0, whole genome shotgun sequence genome encodes:
- the LOC127899423 gene encoding uncharacterized protein LOC127899423 — MEAEKSLTSFLNPSVHLDRFDGTNFTRWKGKLFFLLTVLKVAYVLDPKLEPFPEPREDDTEVVKAARKRREDDELMCRGHILNTLSDRLYDLYNSMTSPVEIWNALEYKYKTEKEGTDKFLVSKYFDFIMVDTKSILDQIHELQIIVAKLRELKVEISESFQVGAIIAKLPQSWNDYRKKLLHSKENITLEELQKHLVIEEETRSRESKDKHDSTKVNVVEASHRQSDCRFKKKKEEVNSHKANVIENKSEEICVMVSEMQIGMITKTNMAETKSYDWWLDSGATIYVCNDKKFFLSYKEETEGPMVLMGNNNAAIVAGK, encoded by the exons ATGGAGGCTGAGAAGAGTTTGACATCATTTCTGAATCCTAGTGTCCATCTCGATCGTTTTGATGGAACTAATTTCACTCGTTGGAAGGGAAAATTGTTTTTTCTCCTTACTGTTCTTAAAGTGGCATATGTTCTTGATCCGAAATTGGAACCATTTCCAGAACCAAGAGAAGATGATACTGAAGTTGTTAAGGCTGCAAGGAAACGTcgtgaagatgatgaattgatgtgCCGGGGTCACATACTCAATACGCTTTCTGACAGGTTATATGATCTCTACAATTCTATGACTTCTCCGGTGGAAATTTGGAATGCTCTTGAGTACAAATACAAAACGGAGAAAGAAGGTACCGACAAATTCCTTgtatctaaatattttgattttattatggtAGATACAAAATCCATTCTTGATCAAATACATGAGTTACAAATTATTGTTGCTAAGCTTCGAGagttaaaagttgaaatttctgAATCATTTCAAGTTGGGGCTATTATTGCTAAATTGCCTCAAAGTTGGAatgattatagaaagaaaCTCCTTCATAGTAAAGAGAACATAACTTTAGAAGAATTGCAAAAACACTTGGTAATTGAAGAAGAGACTAGGTCTCGCGAATCCAAGGATAAGCATGATTCTACTAAAGTTAATGTTGTTGAAGCTA GTCATCGCCAAAGTGATTGCagattcaaaaagaaaaaggaagaagtgaATTCCCATAAAGCTAATGTGATTGAAAACAAATCTGAAGAGATTTGTGTTATGGTTTCTGAAATGCAAATTGGCATGATTACCAAAACAAATATGGCTGAAACTAAGTCCTATGATTGGTGGCTCGATTCGGGTGCAACAATTTATGTTTGTaatgataagaaatttttcttatcataCAAAGAAGAAACGGAAGGACCAATGGTTCTCATGGGGAACAATAATGCAGCCATAGTAGCAGGGAAATGA
- the LOC102622707 gene encoding uncharacterized protein LOC102622707 isoform X1, which yields MMGTSEDQYARFVNSAAWSNGHHGSETESFGYQVREFVKGVMEMSVEFAKGCRDIVRQSLGKEDSFMRKNLGKLKGPCDKVCGKLRFFNEYLPEDKDPLHAWSVICFVLVLAFAVLSVNTEGENSIPLEKKLSIHPLSADRILLPDGRYIAYREEGVAADRARYSIIVPHNFLSSRLAGIPGLKASLLEEFGIRLLTYDLPGFGESDPHPSRNLESSALDMSFFASSVGVNDKFWVLGYSSGGLHAWAALKYIPDRLAGAAMFAPMVNPYDSMMTKGEMYGIWEKWTRKRKFMYFLARRFPRSLVYFYRQTFLSGKHGKIDKWLSLSLGKRDRALIEDPIYEEFWQRDVEESVRQGNAKPFLEEAVLLVSNWGFRLADLKLQKKQQGKGIVSLLKSFLSRGQDEYTGFLGPIHIWQGMDDRVVPPSMTDFVHRVLPGAAMHKLPYEGHFTYFYFCDECHRQIFTTLFGTPQGPLNIAVEVDQSPVEGDGEEQEEGTFCNATLN from the exons ATGATGGGAACTAGTGAAGATCAGTACGCTCGTTTTGTTAACAGTGCTGCATGGAGTAATGGCCATCATGGGAGTGAAACGGAGAGTTTTGGGTATCAAGTGAGGGAGTTTGTGAAGGGGGTGATGGAGATGAGTGTTGAGTTCGCTAAAGGGTGTAGGGATATTGTGCGGCAAAGTTTAGGGAAAGAAGATTCTTTTATGAGGAAGAATTTGGGGAAACTTAAAGGGCCTTGTGACAAAGTTTGTGGGAAATTGAGATTCTTCAATGAGTACTTGCCTGAAGATAAAGATCCCCTGCATGCTTGGTCTGTCATTTGCTTTGTTCTTGTTCTGGCTTTTGCAG TCTTGAGTGTAAATACGGAAGGCGAAAATTCGATCCCATTGGAAAAGAAGCTATCCATACATCCTCTCAGTGCAGATCGTATACTGCTTCCAGATGGTAGATACATAGCATACAGGGAGGAAGGTGTTGCAGCTGATAGAGCTAGATATTCGATAATTGTACcccataattttctttcatccCGGCTTGCAG GAATTCCTGGACTTAAAGCTTCGTTGCTGGAGGAATTTGGTATCCGCTTGTTGACTTATGATCTTCCTGGCTTTGGTGAGAGCGATCCTCATCCCAGCAGAAATCTTGAATCATCAGCTTTGGATATGTCCTTCTTCGCAAGTTCAGTGGGTGTCAATGACAAATTCTGGGTGTTGGGATACTCAAGTGGAGGTCTGCATGCTTGGGCTGCTCTCAAATACATTCCAGATAGACTAGCGG GTGCAGCCATGTTTGCTCCTATGGTTAATCCATATGATTCAATGATGACTAAGGGTGAGATGTATGGGATCTGGGAGAAGTGGACACGGAAAAGGAAATTCATGTACTTTTTGGCTCGGAGGTTTCCCAGATCTCTTGTTTACTTCTACCGTCAAACATTCCTATCTGGAAAGCATGGTAAGATTGACAAATGGCTGTCTCTGTCACTAGGAAAAAGG GACAGAGCACTGATAGAGGATCCAATCTATGAAGAGTTCTGGCAAAGGGATGTGGAAGAATCGGTTCGACAGGGAAATGCCAAACCCTTTCTGGAGGAAGCTGTGCTGCTGGTGTCAAATTGGGGTTTCAGACTTGCAGATCTCAAATTGCAGAAGAAGCAGCAAGGAAAGGGAATCGTTAGTTTGCTCAAGTCTTTTCTCAGTAGAGGTCAGGATGAATATACAGGTTTCCTTGGTCCGATACACATTTGGCAG GGGATGGATGATAGGGTTGTTCCTCCTTCAATGACTGACTTCGTGCACAGGGTTCTACCAGGAGCTGCCATGCATAAGCTTCCATATGAAGGTCACTTCACTTATTTCTACTTTTGTGATGAATGTCATAGACAGATATTTACTACTCTTTTTGGAACCCCACAAGGTCCACTCAACATTGCTGTGGAAGTAGATCAAAGTCCTGTTGAAGGTGATGGTGAAGAACAGGAAGAAGGGACCTTTTGTAATGCTACCTTAAACTGA
- the LOC102622407 gene encoding uncharacterized protein LOC102622407 gives MQPQNSGSQGFRFGSIIIHSLWITLAGILLFRIATANTQSVVYVKIFGISGAILATGPWIIHFLVSTTIIVLYKAQVYDLTWLVKPPSEGGSCCWNSRAEDGDIKYDTWTSNGNGNAHRRINGHGSSNIGDNFRALVPVDATRGPQLQRNRTI, from the coding sequence ATGCAGCCTCAAAACTCCGGCAGCCAAGGATTCCGCTTCGGCTCAATCATTATCCATTCTCTTTGGATAACTCTGGCTGGCATTCTACTATTCCGGATTGCCACTGCTAATACCCAGTCAGTTgtttatgtcaaaatatttgGAATATCCGGTGCAATTCTTGCAACCGGTCCTTGGATCATACATTTTCTGGTTTCAACAACCATCATAGTATTATACAAGGCACAGGTTTATGATCTTACATGGCTTGTTAAGCCGCCATCTGAAGGGGGTTCTTGTTGCTGGAATTCAAGAGCAGAGGATGGTGATATCAAATACGATACTTGGACTAGTAATGGTAATGGTAATGCGCACAGAAGAATAAATGGACATGGAAGCAGTAACATTGGTGACAACTTCCGTGCGCTTGTACCAGTTGATGCAACGAGGGGTCCTCAGTTGCAAAGGAACAGAACCATTTGA
- the LOC102622707 gene encoding uncharacterized protein LOC102622707 isoform X2 translates to MMGTSEDQYARFVNSAAWSNGHHGSETESFGYQVREFVKGVMEMSVEFAKGCRDIVRQSLGKEDSFMRKNLGKLKGPCDKVCGKLRFFNEYLPEDKDPLHAWSVICFVLVLAFAVLSVNTEGENSIPLEKKLSIHPLSADRILLPDGRYIAYREEGVAADRARYSIIVPHNFLSSRLAGIPGLKASLLEEFGIRLLTYDLPGFGESDPHPSRNLESSALDMSFFASSVGVNDKFWVLGYSSGGLHAWAALKYIPDRLAGAAMFAPMVNPYDSMMTKGEMYGIWEKWTRKRKFMYFLARRFPRSLVYFYRQTFLSGKHGKIDKWLSLSLGKRDRALIEDPIYEEFWQRDVEESVRQGNAKPFLEEAVLLVSNWGFRLADLKLQKKQQGKGIVSLLKSFLSRGDG, encoded by the exons ATGATGGGAACTAGTGAAGATCAGTACGCTCGTTTTGTTAACAGTGCTGCATGGAGTAATGGCCATCATGGGAGTGAAACGGAGAGTTTTGGGTATCAAGTGAGGGAGTTTGTGAAGGGGGTGATGGAGATGAGTGTTGAGTTCGCTAAAGGGTGTAGGGATATTGTGCGGCAAAGTTTAGGGAAAGAAGATTCTTTTATGAGGAAGAATTTGGGGAAACTTAAAGGGCCTTGTGACAAAGTTTGTGGGAAATTGAGATTCTTCAATGAGTACTTGCCTGAAGATAAAGATCCCCTGCATGCTTGGTCTGTCATTTGCTTTGTTCTTGTTCTGGCTTTTGCAG TCTTGAGTGTAAATACGGAAGGCGAAAATTCGATCCCATTGGAAAAGAAGCTATCCATACATCCTCTCAGTGCAGATCGTATACTGCTTCCAGATGGTAGATACATAGCATACAGGGAGGAAGGTGTTGCAGCTGATAGAGCTAGATATTCGATAATTGTACcccataattttctttcatccCGGCTTGCAG GAATTCCTGGACTTAAAGCTTCGTTGCTGGAGGAATTTGGTATCCGCTTGTTGACTTATGATCTTCCTGGCTTTGGTGAGAGCGATCCTCATCCCAGCAGAAATCTTGAATCATCAGCTTTGGATATGTCCTTCTTCGCAAGTTCAGTGGGTGTCAATGACAAATTCTGGGTGTTGGGATACTCAAGTGGAGGTCTGCATGCTTGGGCTGCTCTCAAATACATTCCAGATAGACTAGCGG GTGCAGCCATGTTTGCTCCTATGGTTAATCCATATGATTCAATGATGACTAAGGGTGAGATGTATGGGATCTGGGAGAAGTGGACACGGAAAAGGAAATTCATGTACTTTTTGGCTCGGAGGTTTCCCAGATCTCTTGTTTACTTCTACCGTCAAACATTCCTATCTGGAAAGCATGGTAAGATTGACAAATGGCTGTCTCTGTCACTAGGAAAAAGG GACAGAGCACTGATAGAGGATCCAATCTATGAAGAGTTCTGGCAAAGGGATGTGGAAGAATCGGTTCGACAGGGAAATGCCAAACCCTTTCTGGAGGAAGCTGTGCTGCTGGTGTCAAATTGGGGTTTCAGACTTGCAGATCTCAAATTGCAGAAGAAGCAGCAAGGAAAGGGAATCGTTAGTTTGCTCAAGTCTTTTCTCAGTAGAG GGGATGGATGA